One Enterococcus silesiacus genomic window carries:
- a CDS encoding acetyltransferase has protein sequence MDKEIVIRPLEEKDFPALLEIENSIWTNENSPVLHYYHSVDEYKERVDGRNIFVAVVDASVLGFIDIHHPTPLRSHTKQWMFSIGVHPASQSLGIGHQLLAYVKKTASKKGIHKISLRVLGSNTKAIQFYRKNGFIQEALFKDEFFINGMFCDDYQFAYFTS, from the coding sequence ATGGACAAAGAAATAGTAATTAGACCTCTTGAAGAAAAGGATTTTCCAGCCTTGCTTGAAATTGAAAATAGTATTTGGACAAACGAAAATTCTCCTGTTCTTCATTATTACCACTCGGTTGATGAGTATAAAGAAAGAGTTGACGGGCGAAATATTTTTGTTGCAGTGGTTGATGCTAGTGTGCTAGGGTTTATCGATATTCATCATCCCACGCCACTTCGTTCCCACACAAAGCAATGGATGTTCAGCATTGGTGTTCATCCGGCAAGTCAATCATTAGGTATTGGACACCAGTTATTAGCTTACGTAAAAAAGACAGCTAGTAAAAAAGGAATTCACAAGATTTCATTACGGGTACTAGGTTCTAATACCAAAGCAATCCAATTTTATCGCAAGAACGGCTTTATTCAAGAAGCACTGTTTAAGGATGAATTTTTTATCAACGGAATGTTCTGCGATGACTATCAGTTTGCCTACTTTACCAGTTAA
- a CDS encoding lysine decarboxylase — MKKMAVYCGASVGNKAIYQEQTKELGQWMSNNQYDLVYGGGNVGLMGILADTLIENGGKAIGVMPTFLMERELAHQAITEMHIVSDMHERKRKMIDLADCYLALPGGPGTLEEISEVVSWGRVGEHQNPCVFFNVDGYYDLLAEFFDKMVLEGFLTKKDREKIFFSDSLEAISSFINNYDPPKIREYNH; from the coding sequence ATGAAAAAAATGGCTGTTTATTGTGGTGCTAGTGTGGGTAATAAGGCAATTTATCAGGAGCAAACAAAAGAATTAGGACAATGGATGAGCAACAATCAATATGACCTTGTTTATGGCGGAGGCAATGTCGGTTTAATGGGCATCTTGGCAGATACTCTTATTGAAAATGGTGGTAAAGCGATCGGTGTTATGCCAACTTTTCTAATGGAAAGAGAACTGGCCCATCAAGCAATCACTGAAATGCATATTGTGAGCGACATGCATGAACGCAAACGAAAGATGATCGATTTAGCCGATTGTTATTTAGCCTTACCTGGTGGACCTGGAACTTTAGAAGAGATATCAGAAGTTGTTTCTTGGGGACGAGTGGGGGAACATCAAAATCCATGCGTCTTTTTTAATGTTGATGGGTATTATGATCTGTTGGCAGAATTCTTTGATAAAATGGTTTTAGAAGGCTTTTTAACAAAAAAAGACAGAGAAAAAATTTTTTTCTCTGACTCGTTAGAAGCTATTAGCTCATTTATCAATAATTATGATCCACCAAAAATACGGGAGTATAATCACTAA
- a CDS encoding amino acid ABC transporter permease, giving the protein MNKKSFSLGLLFAIILSVFCAPVFSQAETNGEFRVGMEAGYAPFNWSQKTDAHGAVPIQGNSSYAGGYDVQIAKKIADGLDKKLVIVQTKWDGLAPALQSGKIDAIIAGMSPTAERRKEIDFTDPYYESQLVVVVQKKGKFADAKNLNDLSGAKITAQLNTFHYSVIDQIPGVNKQQAMDNFSAMRTALASGMIDGYVSERPEGVTATSVNKDLEMLEFAKENSFQTNAEDVQIAVGMRKADPAIAKVNQLLSGISSEERTKIMDQAVKDQPAAETSDSEKSGVLADFKNIWDQYGGMFLRGAGLTLFIALIGTFVGTALGLLIGVVRTIPESENKMKRFFQKLGNALLSIYIEVFRGTPMMVQAMVIFYGLALAFGISLDRTVAALFIVSINTGAYMSEIVRGGIFAVDPGQFEAAQAIGMTHGQTMRKVIVPQVLRNILPATGNEFVINIKDTAVLSVIGVADLFFQGNSASGANFQFFQTFTIVGIMYLIMTYAITRILRVVEKKMDGPSAYVKLEETENIKES; this is encoded by the coding sequence ATGAACAAAAAATCATTTTCATTAGGATTACTATTTGCAATCATTTTAAGTGTGTTCTGTGCACCGGTATTTAGTCAAGCAGAAACAAACGGAGAATTCCGTGTCGGAATGGAGGCTGGTTATGCACCATTTAACTGGTCTCAAAAAACAGACGCACATGGTGCCGTACCGATACAAGGAAATTCTTCTTATGCAGGAGGATACGATGTCCAAATCGCTAAAAAAATCGCGGATGGTTTGGATAAAAAACTAGTGATTGTTCAAACAAAATGGGATGGTTTAGCTCCTGCTCTGCAATCTGGCAAAATTGATGCAATCATTGCTGGAATGAGCCCCACTGCAGAACGCCGCAAAGAAATTGATTTTACTGATCCTTACTACGAATCACAATTAGTGGTCGTCGTTCAGAAAAAAGGCAAGTTTGCAGATGCAAAGAACTTGAACGATTTATCCGGTGCCAAAATCACGGCACAACTAAATACATTCCATTATAGTGTGATCGATCAAATTCCTGGTGTGAATAAACAACAAGCGATGGATAATTTCTCTGCTATGAGAACTGCTTTAGCCTCTGGCATGATCGATGGCTATGTTAGCGAACGACCTGAAGGTGTGACTGCTACAAGCGTCAATAAGGATTTAGAAATGCTGGAATTTGCTAAAGAGAATAGCTTCCAAACAAATGCCGAAGATGTTCAAATCGCAGTTGGTATGCGGAAAGCTGATCCAGCCATCGCCAAAGTCAACCAGCTTTTATCTGGTATTTCTTCAGAAGAACGTACCAAAATAATGGATCAAGCAGTCAAAGATCAACCAGCTGCTGAAACAAGTGATAGTGAAAAATCAGGGGTTTTAGCTGATTTTAAAAACATCTGGGATCAATACGGCGGTATGTTCTTACGTGGTGCAGGTTTAACCTTATTTATCGCGTTGATTGGGACATTTGTCGGAACAGCTTTAGGTTTATTGATTGGAGTCGTTCGTACGATTCCAGAATCTGAAAATAAAATGAAACGTTTCTTCCAAAAATTAGGCAACGCCTTGCTTTCAATTTATATTGAAGTCTTTCGTGGCACACCTATGATGGTACAAGCCATGGTCATCTTCTATGGTTTAGCCTTAGCTTTTGGGATTTCTCTAGATCGAACGGTTGCAGCATTGTTTATTGTTTCTATTAATACAGGTGCTTATATGTCTGAAATCGTCCGCGGCGGAATCTTTGCTGTTGATCCAGGTCAATTTGAAGCAGCACAAGCAATCGGAATGACTCATGGACAAACGATGCGTAAAGTTATAGTGCCTCAAGTATTACGCAATATTTTACCAGCAACTGGTAATGAATTTGTTATCAATATTAAAGATACAGCTGTTTTGAGTGTTATCGGTGTGGCTGACCTATTCTTCCAAGGAAATTCTGCATCTGGCGCGAACTTTCAATTCTTCCAAACATTTACGATCGTTGGGATCATGTATTTGATCATGACATATGCAATCACACGTATCTTACGTGTCGTTGAGAAAAAAATGGATGGACCTTCTGCTTATGTAAAATTAGAAGAAACAGAAAATATAAAAGAAAGCTAG
- a CDS encoding branched-chain amino acid transporter II carrier protein, whose translation MTKKLSWRDYLYVGSMLFGLFFGAGNLIFPVHMGQEAGASIFLANLGFLITGIGLPFLGVIAIGISKSNGVFDLATRVNRRYAVAFTVLLYLTIGPFFALPRLATTSFEIGLAPFISSDQHKIILAIFSALFFLIAWAFSRKPTKLLGYVGKFLNPLFLFLLAILILFAFINPLGSVSSATVGNAYAENPFFKGFTEGYNTLDALASLAFGIIIVSTIRGMGVEKPNDIAKDTIKSGAISIILMGIIYTLLSYMGTMSLGKFSLSENGGIALAQIANHYLGNLGSILLAFIVILACLKTAIGLITACSETFSELFPKGSYAFYIAVASILPCLFANVGLTNIIQFSVPVLMFLYPLAMTLMILVIISPLFHHRKEVYRMTTYVTLFAALLDALNSAPEFVRNQTAVTVILDSAEKYLPLFTIGMGWVIPAAIGFIIGLIWTPFKKEPL comes from the coding sequence GTGACAAAAAAATTATCATGGCGTGATTACCTTTATGTAGGGTCCATGCTATTTGGTTTATTTTTCGGAGCTGGAAATCTGATTTTTCCTGTTCATATGGGACAAGAAGCTGGTGCAAGTATCTTTTTAGCAAATCTCGGCTTTTTGATTACAGGGATTGGCTTGCCATTTTTAGGCGTAATTGCCATCGGCATTTCCAAAAGTAATGGTGTTTTCGATTTAGCAACTCGTGTTAATCGGCGTTATGCCGTTGCTTTTACGGTGTTGTTATATCTGACGATTGGACCTTTTTTTGCATTACCACGTTTGGCAACGACATCGTTTGAAATTGGTTTAGCCCCTTTTATTTCAAGTGATCAACACAAAATAATTTTAGCAATCTTTTCGGCTCTATTCTTTTTGATTGCCTGGGCCTTTTCACGTAAACCTACTAAGTTATTAGGTTATGTAGGCAAATTTTTAAATCCATTATTTCTATTTTTGTTGGCAATTTTGATTTTATTTGCATTTATTAATCCACTAGGTTCGGTCTCGTCCGCTACTGTTGGAAATGCTTATGCAGAAAATCCTTTTTTCAAAGGCTTTACTGAAGGTTATAATACATTAGATGCGCTGGCCTCTTTAGCATTTGGGATCATCATTGTCTCAACGATTCGTGGTATGGGTGTAGAAAAACCAAATGATATTGCAAAAGATACGATAAAATCTGGTGCAATCAGTATTATCTTGATGGGTATCATTTATACGCTATTATCTTATATGGGTACGATGAGCTTAGGAAAATTTTCTCTTAGTGAAAACGGCGGGATTGCTTTAGCTCAGATTGCTAACCATTATTTGGGTAATCTAGGTAGTATTTTACTTGCGTTTATTGTTATTCTAGCGTGTTTGAAAACAGCAATTGGATTAATCACAGCGTGTTCTGAAACATTCAGTGAACTATTCCCAAAAGGGTCCTATGCCTTTTACATTGCAGTAGCGAGTATTTTACCTTGCTTATTTGCAAATGTTGGTTTAACAAATATCATTCAATTTTCAGTTCCTGTTTTGATGTTTCTGTATCCTTTAGCAATGACGTTGATGATTTTAGTGATTATCAGTCCTTTATTCCATCATCGAAAAGAAGTCTATCGCATGACTACGTATGTAACGTTGTTTGCCGCACTACTTGATGCGTTGAACAGTGCTCCGGAATTTGTTAGAAATCAAACAGCTGTTACAGTAATTTTAGATAGTGCAGAAAAATACCTCCCGCTATTTACCATAGGAATGGGTTGGGTAATACCGGCGGCCATCGGATTCATAATTGGCTTGATCTGGACTCCCTTCAAAAAAGAGCCACTATAA
- a CDS encoding multidrug ABC transporter ATP-binding protein, with product MKIIQFFIKKNRILILATVISLCLQIIGTLGVPLLVAQLIDVGIAHGDEQSIKTIGLKMLAMALFGALSAIAGSYLSAKVAAKFGLETRELFFDKLQTFSIKDADHFGTGSLLTRMTNDVDNIQQIIVLFLQLILPAPIIAVFSLYMTFTYSATLALVPLIAIVAFGVIVYILMKKGTPLSLLIQPKMDKIIVTLREFFTGINMIRAFNNQEYEEKRTNKTFSDYANGMIRVNSIFAFITPVAFLLMGVVFSSILWFGGNFVALGTLQIGTVSAVVEYSLLTLAYLMIAAMVLVMLPRSLASVKRIEEILNTQDQILDTDQPVLLEKTESQDTLIDLNHVTFSYDQADEPVLEDIHFSIPKGKTTAIVGGTGSGKSTVAKLLLRLSDVSEGAILIDGVDIRNVTQEKLRSKISYVPQKAFLFSGTIKSNLLMGYPEATKADMDRAAKIAQLTSYIETLEEGYDSFVAQGGTNFSGGQRQRLCIARALIKPADIYIFDDSFSALDYQTDAALRLALKEEMSDKTLLIVAQRLSTIQQADTIIVLDEGKIVGQGTHSQLLQRNKTYQEFARSQGIIMEGAQS from the coding sequence GGAATTGCTCACGGCGATGAACAATCTATCAAAACGATTGGGCTTAAAATGCTCGCAATGGCTTTATTTGGTGCGCTCTCAGCAATTGCTGGAAGTTATCTTTCTGCTAAAGTAGCCGCTAAATTTGGTTTAGAAACACGGGAACTATTTTTTGATAAACTTCAAACATTTTCCATTAAAGACGCAGATCATTTTGGAACAGGTTCCCTGCTGACAAGAATGACGAATGACGTTGATAATATTCAACAAATAATCGTGTTGTTCCTGCAATTGATTTTACCTGCACCGATCATTGCAGTATTCTCACTATATATGACATTCACTTACTCAGCAACATTAGCTTTAGTACCACTAATTGCAATCGTCGCTTTTGGGGTGATCGTCTATATTTTGATGAAAAAAGGGACCCCTCTTTCCTTATTGATCCAACCTAAAATGGACAAAATCATTGTGACTTTACGTGAATTTTTCACTGGAATCAATATGATTCGAGCCTTTAACAATCAAGAGTATGAAGAAAAACGGACAAATAAAACATTTTCTGACTATGCAAATGGCATGATTCGCGTAAATAGTATTTTTGCGTTTATTACGCCAGTCGCCTTCTTGTTAATGGGTGTGGTTTTCTCTTCTATCTTATGGTTTGGTGGAAACTTCGTGGCACTTGGTACCTTGCAAATTGGTACTGTTTCAGCCGTCGTTGAATATTCTTTACTAACACTTGCTTATTTGATGATTGCAGCAATGGTGTTAGTAATGTTACCTAGATCGCTTGCTTCAGTAAAAAGAATCGAAGAAATCTTGAATACCCAAGACCAAATTCTTGATACTGATCAGCCTGTTTTACTTGAAAAAACTGAATCTCAAGATACCTTGATCGATTTAAATCACGTAACATTCAGTTATGATCAAGCGGATGAGCCCGTTTTAGAGGATATCCATTTCAGTATTCCAAAAGGAAAAACAACCGCGATCGTTGGGGGTACAGGTTCTGGTAAGAGTACAGTTGCCAAATTACTGTTAAGACTTAGCGATGTCTCCGAAGGTGCGATTTTAATTGATGGCGTGGACATCAGAAATGTTACGCAAGAAAAGCTACGTTCTAAAATCAGTTACGTTCCTCAAAAAGCCTTTTTATTTAGCGGAACCATTAAGAGCAATTTATTGATGGGCTATCCTGAAGCAACGAAAGCCGATATGGATCGAGCTGCTAAAATTGCTCAACTCACTTCTTATATTGAAACGTTAGAAGAAGGCTACGATTCTTTTGTAGCGCAAGGCGGAACCAACTTCTCTGGTGGTCAAAGACAACGTTTGTGTATTGCTCGTGCTTTGATCAAGCCTGCAGATATTTATATTTTTGACGATAGTTTTTCAGCCCTTGATTATCAAACCGATGCTGCATTAAGACTGGCATTGAAAGAAGAAATGTCCGATAAAACCTTGCTGATTGTCGCTCAACGATTAAGTACGATCCAACAAGCTGATACGATTATCGTTTTAGATGAAGGTAAAATCGTTGGTCAAGGAACGCACAGTCAACTGTTACAAAGGAATAAAACATACCAAGAGTTTGCCCGCTCACAAGGGATTATCATGGAAGGAGCACAGTCATGA
- a CDS encoding pseudouridine synthase: MPRYKAIIAYDGTKFNGFQAQPNGRTVQEEIEKTLKKMNNGKTITIFGSGRTDAGVHASGQVIHFDYTQTRELERMRYALDTQTPEDIAVKSVEIVPEDFHARYQVVEKTYQFHVDIGKPRSPFKRFYASYFPYPVDTDKIQRALADLLGTHDFTSFCASGTEIEDKVRTIHEASLAVNEAGDELIFTFRGDGFLYKMIRILVGTLLKMGNGRMDETTIPQIIAAKDRNLAGPTAHPEGLYLVEVKYE; this comes from the coding sequence ATGCCGCGCTATAAAGCAATAATTGCGTACGATGGAACAAAATTTAATGGATTTCAAGCTCAGCCGAATGGACGTACGGTTCAAGAAGAAATTGAAAAAACATTGAAAAAAATGAATAATGGCAAGACGATCACGATTTTTGGGTCTGGCCGGACAGATGCTGGTGTCCATGCATCAGGGCAAGTTATCCATTTTGACTACACTCAAACAAGAGAGTTGGAAAGAATGCGCTACGCTCTAGATACGCAAACACCAGAAGATATTGCAGTAAAAAGTGTAGAGATTGTACCAGAGGATTTTCATGCAAGGTATCAAGTTGTAGAAAAGACGTATCAATTTCATGTAGATATCGGGAAACCAAGAAGTCCGTTTAAACGATTCTATGCTAGCTATTTTCCTTATCCGGTTGATACAGACAAAATTCAGCGTGCATTAGCTGACCTATTGGGTACGCATGATTTTACTTCATTTTGTGCCTCTGGGACTGAGATCGAAGATAAGGTACGGACAATTCATGAAGCAAGTTTAGCGGTCAATGAAGCTGGGGATGAACTGATCTTTACTTTTCGCGGAGATGGTTTTTTATATAAGATGATTCGAATTTTAGTGGGCACCTTACTTAAAATGGGGAATGGCCGGATGGATGAAACAACGATCCCTCAAATCATTGCCGCAAAAGACCGCAATTTAGCTGGACCTACAGCACATCCAGAAGGATTATATTTAGTTGAAGTGAAATATGAATGA
- a CDS encoding ABC transporter, translating to MNTIIDVEHLRKSFGENEVLKDINVTVTKGEVVTIIGSSGSGKSTLLRCINLLEKPTGGKIIYNGENVLERGYNLPKYRTHLGMVFQSFNLFNNMNVLENCTSGQLTVLKRGKEEARKIALENLKKVGMERFIDAKPSQLSGGQKQRVAIARALSMNPDVMLFDEPTSALDPEMVGEVLKTMKDLAHTGLTMIIVTHEMEFAKEVSDRVIFMDKGVIAEEGTSEDIFVHPKEERTKEFLHRILSQN from the coding sequence ATGAATACAATTATTGACGTCGAGCACTTAAGAAAAAGTTTCGGTGAAAATGAAGTTTTAAAAGATATCAATGTGACGGTAACTAAAGGCGAAGTTGTAACCATCATCGGTTCTTCTGGTTCTGGTAAATCTACTCTTTTACGTTGCATCAATTTATTAGAAAAACCAACTGGCGGTAAAATTATCTACAATGGTGAAAATGTCTTAGAACGTGGTTATAATTTACCAAAATATCGTACACATTTAGGGATGGTTTTCCAATCGTTTAACTTATTCAATAATATGAATGTTTTAGAAAATTGTACCTCTGGACAGCTAACTGTTTTAAAGCGTGGCAAAGAGGAAGCTCGAAAAATCGCTTTAGAAAATCTGAAGAAAGTTGGTATGGAACGTTTTATCGACGCAAAACCCTCACAGCTTTCTGGTGGACAAAAACAACGTGTAGCCATTGCTCGTGCGTTATCTATGAATCCTGATGTGATGTTATTTGATGAACCAACTTCAGCTCTTGATCCTGAAATGGTCGGTGAAGTATTAAAAACAATGAAGGATTTAGCTCATACAGGGTTAACGATGATCATTGTGACCCATGAAATGGAATTTGCAAAAGAAGTGTCCGATCGTGTGATCTTTATGGACAAAGGTGTGATTGCAGAAGAAGGCACTTCAGAAGATATTTTTGTTCATCCAAAAGAAGAGCGGACCAAAGAATTTTTACATCGGATTTTATCTCAAAACTAA
- a CDS encoding M protein trans-acting positive regulator, whose translation MLYEKLMMDSGMLTKFMLFKRITKINQSDVSITQLSDELSLNYQQTSIIVTEINNDLTKIISTHPSILHRAGKVDSTKLLVTIDEYRYFLLKKSVPFQYILYFLNHDSPNIEDFCQRYYVSRSTVSRKMLPIKKHVKQFNLRFTYTEANLIGDERSVRVALFDALWLGTRGTIWPFKSVALEDAQKLAGAFSEYFPLSRTYLGAKELTYFAAIFLCRTRKKMFVSYDTRYDFLMKDNPYYDFERLNNELGPVHSLDPEQSKGESSFIFFLAHYAPFYTIDDDPSLFQTLHDFSVRPNPVYELVQEFLTYAKANIFKKEPEILDKPIIIGNLINIMFTFYVLGKPFPNLQILVETPHQKRKADQFLELKLYQFFDEKAQEKEYKFIYTIKKPLVHSVKSILLPSYDKPKHSEHLKVGVAFEHNFTLVRMIYQFLNDLGFVDSSPYQEELNDSYDLVISSSLLPRKKYPELPLYFWDLSYGNKDLTDLYKTLQQLFEKKNIIQD comes from the coding sequence ATGTTATACGAGAAATTGATGATGGATTCTGGAATGCTAACGAAGTTTATGCTTTTCAAACGAATCACAAAAATAAATCAATCAGATGTATCAATTACGCAATTATCTGATGAATTATCTTTGAACTACCAACAAACATCAATTATAGTAACGGAAATCAACAATGATTTAACAAAAATAATCTCGACGCATCCATCGATTTTACATAGAGCTGGCAAAGTCGACAGTACAAAACTCCTTGTAACCATTGACGAGTATCGCTATTTCTTATTAAAAAAATCTGTTCCATTTCAATATATTCTCTATTTTTTAAATCATGATTCTCCTAACATAGAAGACTTTTGCCAACGGTACTACGTTAGCCGCTCAACGGTTTCTAGAAAGATGTTGCCTATAAAAAAGCACGTAAAACAATTTAATTTACGTTTTACATACACAGAAGCTAACTTGATTGGCGATGAACGTTCAGTACGAGTTGCTCTTTTTGATGCCCTTTGGTTGGGAACAAGAGGAACGATCTGGCCTTTTAAGAGTGTTGCGCTTGAGGATGCACAAAAACTTGCTGGTGCTTTTTCTGAATACTTTCCTTTGTCTAGAACTTATTTAGGTGCCAAAGAACTAACTTACTTTGCTGCAATTTTTCTTTGTCGTACACGAAAAAAGATGTTTGTCTCTTATGACACACGCTATGATTTTTTGATGAAGGATAATCCTTATTATGACTTCGAGCGTTTAAACAACGAGTTAGGTCCTGTACACTCATTAGATCCTGAACAAAGTAAAGGTGAAAGTAGCTTTATTTTTTTCTTGGCTCATTATGCACCTTTTTATACAATAGATGATGATCCATCATTGTTCCAAACCCTGCATGATTTTTCAGTCCGACCTAATCCGGTTTATGAATTGGTTCAAGAATTCTTGACCTACGCAAAAGCAAATATATTCAAAAAAGAACCTGAGATCCTGGATAAACCAATCATTATTGGCAATCTTATCAATATCATGTTCACCTTTTATGTGCTGGGAAAACCTTTTCCAAATTTACAGATTCTAGTTGAAACACCTCATCAAAAAAGAAAAGCCGACCAGTTTCTCGAGTTGAAACTGTATCAATTTTTTGATGAAAAAGCCCAGGAAAAAGAATATAAATTTATTTATACGATCAAAAAACCTTTGGTCCATTCAGTTAAAAGCATTCTACTTCCTTCTTATGATAAACCAAAACACTCCGAACATTTAAAAGTTGGTGTTGCCTTTGAACATAATTTCACTTTAGTTCGAATGATCTATCAGTTTCTAAATGACTTAGGTTTTGTTGACTCTTCTCCTTACCAAGAAGAACTTAATGACAGCTACGATTTAGTAATCAGCTCGTCCTTACTTCCTAGAAAAAAATATCCAGAACTTCCTTTGTATTTCTGGGATCTGTCTTATGGTAATAAAGATTTAACTGATTTGTATAAAACACTGCAACAACTATTTGAAAAGAAAAATATTATCCAAGATTAG
- a CDS encoding ABC transporter, with translation MENLNKQTLKRFFQLIRPERPIFFGLILCSLVGNALIIAMPFIMGIAIDDLLMLVKNHGVGQITFPMVQEALLAPVLILIVFSILSSAMSYIQERVMASLSERITLRVRKEVTKKFKSLPMAFFDQHQVGDILSRTTTSLNQLSQVFLTGINQFFTSISTILFAGIMLFYIDVKLTLIVVLLIAGSSFLTSKIANKNKKLAEASQAELGILNNKTEEFLSGNLVTKTFNQQEHAKNVISETNQKHYKAFLSAQFMNFAIYPAIRLINQLAFIVSAIIGAFLVLQGGITIGLLQAYLQYINQVSEPISTASYVINSIQAALAAVDRIFEILDAKDDVPEKANLQIIEQPTGAIAFDQVQFGYTKEKILMKQVDFTVKPKQMVAIVGPTGAGKTTLVNLLMRFYELNGGRITFDGVNITDLSRTNLRAMFGMVLQNTWLFEGTIAENIAYGRMDATREEIIEAAKIAQCDHFIRTLPNGYDSIISSENGSLSQGQQQLLTIARIILANPPVVILDEATSSVDTRTEAHIQKAMDEVTNNRTSFVIAHRLSTIENADLILVMKDGDIVEKGNHQELLAKPSLYASLYNSQFQQT, from the coding sequence ATGGAAAATTTAAATAAACAAACATTAAAACGATTCTTTCAATTGATTCGACCTGAACGTCCGATATTTTTTGGTTTGATTCTATGTAGTTTGGTTGGAAATGCCTTAATCATCGCTATGCCGTTCATTATGGGGATCGCCATTGATGATTTGCTTATGCTAGTCAAAAACCATGGTGTCGGTCAGATCACGTTTCCAATGGTTCAAGAGGCTTTGCTGGCGCCTGTTTTGATCTTGATCGTCTTTTCAATCCTAAGCAGCGCGATGTCTTATATCCAAGAACGTGTCATGGCTTCTTTAAGCGAACGAATCACATTAAGAGTCAGAAAAGAAGTCACAAAAAAATTCAAATCTTTACCGATGGCGTTCTTTGATCAACATCAAGTAGGCGATATCCTAAGCCGAACAACAACCAGTTTAAATCAATTATCACAAGTTTTCTTAACAGGGATCAATCAATTCTTTACATCAATCTCAACCATTCTTTTTGCTGGAATCATGTTGTTTTACATTGATGTCAAATTAACCCTAATTGTGGTTTTACTGATTGCTGGAAGCTCATTCTTAACAAGTAAAATTGCCAATAAAAATAAAAAACTAGCAGAAGCAAGTCAAGCCGAACTTGGGATTTTAAATAATAAAACAGAAGAGTTTTTATCTGGGAATTTAGTGACAAAAACCTTCAACCAACAAGAACATGCCAAAAACGTCATTTCAGAAACGAACCAAAAGCATTACAAAGCATTTTTAAGTGCTCAATTTATGAACTTTGCGATTTATCCAGCGATTCGTTTGATCAATCAATTAGCGTTTATCGTCAGTGCTATCATTGGTGCCTTCTTAGTCTTACAAGGCGGAATCACGATTGGGTTACTTCAAGCTTATCTACAATATATCAATCAAGTTTCTGAACCGATTTCTACAGCTTCTTATGTCATTAACTCGATTCAAGCAGCACTAGCTGCTGTTGATCGGATTTTTGAGATTTTAGATGCGAAGGACGATGTTCCAGAAAAAGCAAACCTACAAATCATCGAGCAACCCACTGGCGCTATTGCTTTTGATCAGGTTCAGTTTGGTTATACTAAAGAAAAAATATTGATGAAACAAGTTGATTTTACCGTTAAGCCGAAACAAATGGTGGCAATTGTTGGACCAACTGGTGCTGGTAAAACAACGTTAGTAAACTTATTGATGCGTTTTTATGAATTAAATGGTGGTCGAATCACCTTTGATGGCGTAAATATCACAGACCTTTCAAGAACAAATCTACGTGCAATGTTCGGAATGGTTTTACAAAATACGTGGCTATTTGAAGGAACGATTGCGGAGAATATCGCGTATGGACGCATGGATGCGACACGAGAAGAGATCATCGAAGCTGCCAAAATTGCCCAATGTGATCACTTTATTCGGACATTGCCTAACGGTTATGATTCGATCATTTCAAGTGAAAACGGCTCACTGTCACAAGGGCAACAACAGTTATTGACAATTGCCAGAATTATTTTGGCAAATCCTCCTGTAGTTATTTTGGATGAAGCTACCTCAAGTGTGGATACTAGAACAGAAGCCCACATCCAAAAAGCGATGGATGAAGTGACAAATAATCGAACAAGCTTTGTGATTGCGCACCGTTTGTCTACGATTGAAAATGCTGATTTGATTTTAGTGATGAAAGATGGCGATATTGTGGAAAAAGGCAATCATCAAGAATTGTTGGCGAAACCTTCGTTGTATGCATCTCTTTATAATAGTCAGTTTCAGCAAACATGA